Proteins co-encoded in one Pyxidicoccus xibeiensis genomic window:
- a CDS encoding FG-GAP-like repeat-containing protein: MHLRSLSSSLLLAGAVAACGAPTPSTPESSEPRPASQAAPILNGTLVPLPASTRVVQVTGKDCSGTLISARWVLTAKHCLPSVGGIKVLLPTGESANAVIVEKHATLDVMLLGLDKAVTLPPLPHQLYAGPVLTGKTLRCMGYSRETPTGTFGILRYADLKVDEVEPDNYVLHQNTAGQSVYGGDSGGPCYLMDGPTARLAGVIESYLPTNFDSSIVRVDRFDDWLAGIVYDASFLGPINHSSLSPTGGDARERVQLADVDGTRGADLVFPDSTSVQVALAKGDGRFEPLQTTPLTPGTGWDTAAQVVDMTGDGKADFAFPGDTQLWVAKSKGTGLFDVPRSTPLGSSGWLASAVQLADVDGLKGADYLWVGTDALWVGLSRGDGTIDPPTLRKKWPDTGWNRNPRFAQVDGAQGADFVFPGEGTIWGYPLVGGFPGTEAKSYQLLPGPWEPYVRLADVNGDKRADWVAIRGHVIYVQLATALGYFDAIKPTLIEWGTDWDKRATLVDISGDGRMDFVAQDTGAIHVKLGRDDGTFGPMRRMLAFGSDTSSALFADVNGDKKADVVYVTKGVVETYLSTFTSTSHLPLAEETPTPIFNPLSVVATVFKWAFVNDAVAALRRLCIAGGCDWATPAAGKDGTGSMSPGLLASLRVGAQAGAWVRGLLVEDATDSGWDWTRDQELLAAVDLDGHGRDALVLKDGRGLAMLGDDGQAMRLLHAHAWESAIGEWLPRPDDRFEGAGDVDGDGRAELLFTSHEGALGVLRRGEQGLEPLAVYPVDTELGGNPLRHGVRLEAVADHDGDGHTDAVLRGDKGWTLLRGTHHGFEPVGFLSYGEQLGEDALEPETTVVAVGRFLGSRGRELLVRTHHGLTLVNGWLEPVMFLPYGAPVGEWPLEPEGQVLSAGDLDADGRDELLLHGHEGVMLATLAHGQPEVLALWHRGDDSGGWPLERRDAFAAAGDLDGDGRGELVVRREDRIGVVSWRGQEPAWLRWSMALGRSQDGVADTTVAGVMADLDGDGVRELLAAELRVQPGQ, from the coding sequence CTCGTCCCCCTTCCCGCGTCCACGCGCGTGGTGCAGGTTACAGGCAAGGATTGCAGCGGCACCCTCATCAGCGCGCGCTGGGTGCTCACGGCGAAGCACTGCCTCCCGTCCGTGGGCGGCATCAAGGTCCTGCTGCCCACCGGCGAGTCGGCCAACGCCGTCATCGTCGAGAAGCATGCGACGCTGGACGTGATGCTCCTCGGGCTCGACAAGGCCGTCACGCTGCCTCCGCTACCGCATCAGCTCTACGCGGGCCCCGTGCTGACGGGAAAGACGCTGCGCTGCATGGGCTACTCGAGGGAGACTCCGACGGGCACCTTCGGCATCCTGCGCTACGCGGACCTCAAGGTGGACGAGGTGGAGCCGGACAACTACGTCCTGCACCAGAACACGGCCGGCCAGTCCGTCTACGGCGGCGACTCTGGCGGCCCGTGCTACCTCATGGACGGCCCCACCGCCCGGCTGGCGGGCGTCATCGAGAGCTACCTCCCCACGAACTTCGACAGCTCCATCGTCCGCGTCGACCGCTTCGACGATTGGCTGGCGGGCATCGTCTACGACGCCAGTTTCCTCGGGCCGATAAACCACTCCTCCCTCTCGCCCACGGGCGGAGACGCGCGCGAGCGCGTGCAGCTGGCGGACGTGGACGGCACCAGGGGCGCGGACCTGGTCTTCCCGGACAGCACCTCCGTGCAGGTGGCCCTCGCGAAGGGCGATGGCAGGTTCGAGCCGCTACAGACCACCCCCCTCACTCCGGGCACCGGCTGGGACACGGCCGCGCAGGTGGTGGACATGACGGGTGACGGCAAGGCCGACTTCGCCTTCCCGGGCGACACCCAGCTCTGGGTCGCGAAGTCCAAGGGCACGGGCCTCTTCGACGTGCCCAGGTCCACTCCGCTGGGCAGCAGCGGCTGGCTCGCGTCGGCCGTGCAGCTGGCGGACGTGGATGGGCTGAAGGGAGCGGACTACCTGTGGGTGGGCACCGACGCGCTCTGGGTGGGCCTCTCCCGGGGAGACGGCACCATCGACCCGCCCACGCTGCGCAAGAAGTGGCCGGACACCGGCTGGAACCGCAACCCCCGGTTCGCCCAGGTGGATGGCGCGCAGGGCGCGGACTTCGTCTTCCCCGGTGAGGGCACCATCTGGGGGTATCCCCTCGTGGGAGGATTCCCCGGCACCGAGGCGAAGAGCTACCAGCTGCTGCCCGGCCCGTGGGAGCCCTATGTGCGGCTGGCGGACGTGAATGGCGACAAGAGGGCGGACTGGGTGGCCATCCGCGGCCACGTCATCTACGTGCAGCTCGCGACGGCGCTGGGGTACTTCGACGCCATCAAGCCCACCCTCATCGAGTGGGGGACGGACTGGGACAAGCGCGCCACACTGGTGGACATCAGCGGAGACGGGCGCATGGACTTCGTCGCGCAGGACACCGGCGCCATCCACGTGAAGCTGGGCCGCGACGACGGGACCTTCGGTCCGATGCGGAGGATGCTCGCGTTCGGCTCGGACACCAGCTCCGCGCTCTTCGCGGACGTGAACGGCGACAAGAAGGCGGACGTCGTCTACGTCACCAAGGGCGTGGTGGAGACGTATCTCTCCACCTTCACCAGCACCTCGCACCTCCCCCTGGCCGAGGAGACGCCAACGCCCATCTTCAACCCCTTGTCCGTCGTGGCCACCGTCTTCAAATGGGCCTTCGTGAATGATGCCGTGGCGGCGCTGAGGCGCCTGTGCATCGCGGGGGGCTGCGACTGGGCCACCCCCGCCGCCGGCAAGGACGGGACGGGCAGCATGTCCCCGGGGCTGCTCGCCTCGCTGCGGGTGGGCGCGCAGGCAGGCGCCTGGGTGCGGGGCCTGCTCGTCGAGGACGCGACCGACAGTGGCTGGGACTGGACGCGCGACCAGGAGCTGCTCGCCGCCGTGGACCTGGACGGCCACGGGCGGGACGCGCTGGTGCTCAAGGATGGCCGTGGCCTCGCCATGCTCGGTGACGACGGGCAGGCGATGCGGCTGCTCCACGCCCATGCGTGGGAGTCCGCCATCGGCGAGTGGCTGCCGCGTCCCGATGACCGCTTCGAGGGCGCGGGCGACGTGGACGGCGACGGCCGCGCGGAGCTGCTCTTCACCAGCCACGAGGGCGCGCTCGGCGTGCTGCGCCGGGGTGAGCAGGGCCTGGAGCCGCTGGCGGTCTACCCCGTCGACACGGAGCTGGGTGGCAACCCACTGCGTCACGGGGTGCGCCTGGAGGCCGTGGCCGACCACGACGGTGACGGCCATACGGACGCGGTGCTGCGCGGAGACAAGGGCTGGACGCTGCTGCGCGGCACGCACCATGGCTTCGAGCCGGTGGGCTTCCTCTCCTACGGCGAGCAGCTGGGCGAGGACGCGTTGGAGCCGGAGACGACGGTGGTGGCCGTGGGACGCTTCCTGGGCTCCCGGGGCCGGGAGCTGCTGGTGCGCACCCACCATGGCCTCACGCTGGTGAACGGCTGGCTGGAGCCGGTGATGTTCCTCCCCTACGGGGCGCCGGTGGGGGAGTGGCCGCTGGAGCCCGAAGGGCAGGTGCTGAGCGCGGGGGACCTCGACGCGGACGGACGCGACGAGCTGCTCCTGCACGGGCACGAGGGCGTCATGCTGGCCACGCTGGCGCACGGCCAGCCGGAGGTGCTGGCGCTGTGGCACAGGGGAGACGACTCCGGCGGCTGGCCCCTGGAGCGCAGGGATGCGTTTGCCGCGGCGGGAGACCTGGACGGCGACGGGCGCGGGGAGCTGGTGGTGCGCCGCGAGGACCGCATCGGCGTGGTGTCCTGGCGAGGCCAGGAGCCCGCGTGGCTGCGCTGGAGCATGGCCCTGGGCCGCTCGCAGGACGGCGTGGCGGACACGACGGTGGCCGGGGTGATGGCGGACCTCGACGGTGACGGGGTGCGCGAGCTGCTCGCGGCGGAGCTGCGCGTGCAGCCCGGGCAGTAG
- a CDS encoding short-chain fatty acid transporter has product METLVRIAEGLGRFSARFVPSSFAIAVLLSLLTMGLAMGWADAAPAKVVDAWGGGFWELLSFSMQMALVMFTGYLLALTGPVRALLVRVAGLARSPRGAVALMAFVSMALAYINWGLSLVASAMLVRFVVRRRPDVDYRLLVACAYFGLGATWHSGLSASAPLLVATPGHFLEKSMGVLPIDRTLFSPFNVGLTLGVVGLLTLLAWALHPRPENTVRVDPAVLEKLADFVPPERPRERSPALWLDHSRALNVVFGVLGLVWLGRHLWLNGGWRGLNLNVVNFSFLVLAVLLHGTPARLLKASEEAASVLHGIVLQFPLYAGIYGIFKATGLTDRIGELFVSLSTRETFPAIVYLYSGVVNYFVPSGGSKWAIEAPYLLNAAATLGVAPEKVVLAYAWGDMATDLIQPFWALPLLAVARLDFKDILGFLLVAFGVYLPTVTLAFFLFG; this is encoded by the coding sequence GTGGAGACCCTCGTCCGCATCGCAGAAGGCCTCGGCCGCTTCTCCGCGCGCTTCGTCCCCAGCTCCTTCGCCATTGCGGTGCTGCTCAGCCTGCTCACCATGGGCCTGGCCATGGGCTGGGCGGACGCGGCGCCGGCGAAGGTCGTGGACGCGTGGGGCGGCGGCTTCTGGGAGCTGCTCAGCTTCTCCATGCAGATGGCGCTGGTGATGTTCACCGGCTACCTGCTGGCCCTCACCGGCCCGGTGCGCGCGCTGCTGGTGCGGGTGGCCGGACTGGCGCGCTCGCCCCGGGGCGCGGTGGCGCTGATGGCCTTCGTCTCCATGGCGCTGGCGTACATCAACTGGGGCCTGTCCCTCGTCGCCAGCGCCATGCTGGTGCGCTTCGTGGTGCGGCGCCGCCCGGACGTGGACTACCGGCTGCTGGTGGCCTGCGCGTACTTCGGCCTGGGCGCCACGTGGCACTCGGGCCTGTCCGCCTCCGCGCCGCTGCTCGTCGCCACGCCGGGCCACTTCCTGGAGAAGAGCATGGGCGTGCTGCCCATCGACAGGACGCTCTTCTCGCCCTTCAACGTGGGCCTCACGCTGGGCGTGGTGGGCCTGCTGACGCTGCTGGCCTGGGCGCTGCACCCGCGGCCGGAGAACACCGTCCGCGTGGACCCGGCGGTGCTGGAGAAGCTGGCGGACTTCGTGCCGCCGGAGCGCCCCCGCGAGCGCAGCCCTGCCCTCTGGCTGGACCACTCGCGGGCGCTCAACGTCGTCTTCGGGGTGCTGGGATTGGTGTGGCTGGGCCGGCACCTGTGGCTGAACGGCGGCTGGCGCGGGCTCAACCTCAACGTGGTGAACTTCAGCTTCCTGGTGCTCGCGGTGCTGCTGCACGGCACGCCCGCGCGGCTGCTCAAGGCCAGCGAGGAGGCCGCCAGCGTGCTGCACGGCATCGTCCTCCAGTTCCCGCTGTACGCCGGCATCTACGGCATCTTCAAGGCCACCGGGCTGACGGACCGCATCGGCGAGCTGTTCGTGTCGCTCTCCACCCGCGAGACGTTCCCCGCCATTGTCTATCTTTACAGCGGGGTCGTGAACTACTTCGTCCCCTCCGGTGGCTCCAAGTGGGCCATTGAAGCCCCATACCTCCTGAATGCGGCGGCCACACTCGGAGTCGCACCGGAGAAGGTGGTGCTGGCCTATGCCTGGGGCGACATGGCCACCGACCTCATCCAGCCCTTCTGGGCCCTGCCGCTGCTGGCCGTGGCGCGGCTGGACTTCAAGGACATCCTTGGCTTCCTGCTGGTGGCCTTCGGGGTTTACCTGCCCACGGTGACGCTGGCCTTCTTCCTCTTCGGGTGA
- a CDS encoding TetR/AcrR family transcriptional regulator — translation MSETPARKLPKAQRREQLLDVAMQLVREEGTDALTLGSLAERAGVSKPIAYEHFKTRSGLLIALYEQLDSRQVVVLREALERTRKRLEDIARLMSTAYMHCYTSMGPEWHAISAALKGDEEMEAFQRELLDRYVDLYCEALAPYSSLKKDELHVRCVGIIGAAEAISRDMLRGRIDEPTAAATLASLIVSWLSRKQER, via the coding sequence ATGAGTGAGACCCCAGCCAGGAAGCTGCCGAAGGCGCAGCGACGGGAGCAGCTGCTCGACGTCGCGATGCAGCTCGTGCGCGAGGAGGGGACGGACGCGCTGACGCTCGGCTCCCTGGCCGAGCGGGCGGGCGTCAGCAAGCCCATCGCCTACGAGCACTTCAAGACACGCTCGGGGCTGCTGATTGCGCTCTACGAGCAGCTCGACAGCCGGCAGGTCGTGGTGCTGCGCGAGGCGCTCGAGCGCACGCGGAAGCGGCTGGAGGACATTGCCCGCCTGATGAGCACCGCCTACATGCATTGCTACACGTCGATGGGCCCGGAGTGGCATGCCATCTCGGCCGCGCTGAAGGGCGACGAGGAGATGGAGGCCTTCCAGCGGGAGCTGCTCGACAGGTACGTGGACCTCTACTGCGAGGCGCTCGCGCCGTACTCCTCGCTGAAGAAGGACGAGCTGCACGTGCGCTGTGTCGGCATCATCGGCGCGGCGGAGGCGATTTCGCGCGACATGCTCCGCGGCCGCATCGACGAGCCCACCGCCGCCGCCACCCTGGCCTCGCTCATCGTCAGCTGGCTGTCCCGGAAGCAGGAGCGCTGA
- a CDS encoding Rossmann-fold NAD(P)-binding domain-containing protein — MSANTQKPVLIIGGSGLVGSQAAKALRRLHPTLPITIGGRDVGKAGAVAKEVGGADAVRVDLERADLGQPDARAYSAVVTFLKDDTLNSMKYAQAKGVPYVSISTGLFEIGPEVGRYVHSPASAPILMASSWLVGATTLPTLLFAREFESLETLQLAAVLDEQDIGGPAAYADLERLTKAAPNNLVLVDGRWRWIGGEEAKRTFTNVDGAQVAAQAYSMHDLMSLSAATDARSIRFDLAVGESSARRRGEPFSTEMVIELTGRKKDGTTGHTRHEIVHPGGQAPVTALGVALHVERLLGLAGGPPVAPGLYLTHMLVDPAYYVRKLEESGARIRRA; from the coding sequence ATGTCCGCGAATACGCAGAAGCCCGTCCTCATCATCGGAGGCTCCGGCCTCGTCGGCTCCCAGGCCGCGAAGGCGCTGCGCCGGCTGCACCCGACGTTGCCCATCACGATTGGAGGGCGGGATGTCGGCAAGGCCGGCGCCGTCGCGAAGGAGGTGGGCGGCGCGGACGCGGTGCGGGTGGACCTCGAGCGGGCGGACCTGGGCCAGCCGGACGCACGGGCCTACAGCGCGGTGGTGACGTTCCTGAAGGACGACACCCTCAACTCGATGAAGTACGCGCAGGCGAAGGGGGTGCCGTACGTCAGCATCTCCACGGGGCTGTTCGAGATTGGGCCGGAGGTGGGGCGCTACGTCCACAGCCCCGCCAGCGCGCCCATCCTCATGGCGAGCAGCTGGCTGGTGGGAGCGACGACGCTGCCGACGCTCCTCTTCGCCCGGGAGTTCGAGTCGCTGGAGACCCTCCAGTTGGCGGCCGTCCTGGACGAGCAGGACATCGGGGGCCCGGCTGCGTATGCGGACCTCGAGCGGCTGACGAAGGCGGCGCCCAACAACCTCGTCCTCGTGGACGGCCGGTGGCGCTGGATTGGCGGCGAGGAGGCGAAGCGCACCTTCACCAACGTGGACGGCGCGCAGGTGGCGGCGCAGGCCTACTCGATGCACGACCTGATGAGCCTGTCGGCCGCGACCGACGCGCGCTCCATCCGGTTCGACCTGGCGGTGGGTGAGTCCTCGGCGCGGCGGCGGGGCGAGCCGTTCTCGACGGAGATGGTCATCGAGCTGACCGGCCGGAAGAAGGACGGCACGACGGGGCACACGCGCCACGAGATTGTCCATCCCGGAGGCCAGGCGCCGGTGACCGCGCTGGGCGTCGCCCTCCACGTCGAGCGGCTGCTGGGGCTCGCGGGAGGCCCGCCCGTGGCGCCGGGGCTGTACCTGACCCACATGCTCGTCGACCCGGCCTACTACGTCCGCAAGCTGGAGGAGTCCGGCGCCCGCATCCGCCGCGCGTAG
- a CDS encoding Rossmann-fold NAD(P)-binding domain-containing protein, with the protein MSSNTQKPVLIIGGTGVVGSRAAKTLRRLQPALPITLGVRNLEKAQALARELGNADAVRVDLERRDLGLPETASFSAVVALLKDETLNSMKYAQAKGVPYIPFSDFVFDIGPAVALHIQHPDRSAVLMLGHFLGGTTALATLHFAREFRRVDSIEVSAVFDSDDVGGPAAQGDMERVTKGVPSPLLLKDGKFLWAQGADVEREFVGVDGTKWRGRAYPLLDVVSLPAETGARSVRLDFAVRDAASRPAGQGPSHEVIIEITGERADGTTGPVRHELVDPDVHSGMSARGVAFAVERLLGLAGGPPVKPGLYHPERLLDPAYVVARLQEFGTRIRRQ; encoded by the coding sequence ATGTCCTCGAACACGCAGAAGCCCGTTCTCATCATCGGAGGCACCGGCGTCGTCGGCAGCCGGGCCGCGAAGACGCTGCGCCGGCTCCAGCCCGCGCTGCCCATCACCCTGGGGGTGAGGAATCTGGAGAAGGCCCAGGCCCTGGCCCGCGAGCTGGGCAACGCGGACGCGGTCCGCGTCGACCTGGAGCGCAGGGACCTCGGGCTCCCGGAGACGGCTTCCTTCAGCGCGGTGGTGGCGCTGCTGAAGGACGAGACGCTCAACTCGATGAAGTACGCGCAGGCGAAGGGGGTGCCCTACATCCCCTTCTCGGACTTCGTGTTCGACATCGGCCCGGCGGTGGCGCTGCACATCCAGCACCCGGACCGCTCGGCGGTGCTGATGCTGGGGCACTTCCTGGGCGGGACGACGGCGCTGGCGACGCTGCACTTCGCCCGGGAGTTCCGGCGCGTGGACTCGATTGAGGTCAGCGCGGTCTTCGACTCGGACGACGTGGGAGGCCCGGCCGCGCAGGGCGACATGGAGCGCGTCACGAAGGGTGTGCCGAGCCCGCTGCTGCTCAAGGACGGGAAGTTCCTCTGGGCGCAGGGGGCGGACGTGGAGCGCGAGTTCGTTGGCGTGGACGGGACGAAGTGGCGAGGCCGCGCGTATCCGCTGCTCGACGTGGTGAGCCTCCCCGCCGAGACGGGCGCGAGGTCCGTGCGGCTCGACTTCGCGGTGCGGGACGCGGCGAGCCGTCCCGCCGGCCAGGGCCCGTCGCACGAGGTCATCATCGAAATCACGGGCGAGCGCGCGGACGGGACGACGGGGCCGGTGCGTCACGAGCTGGTGGACCCGGACGTGCACTCGGGCATGAGCGCACGGGGTGTGGCCTTCGCGGTGGAGCGGCTGCTGGGCCTCGCGGGGGGGCCGCCGGTGAAGCCGGGGCTCTACCATCCGGAGCGGTTGCTGGACCCGGCCTACGTCGTCGCCCGGCTGCAGGAGTTCGGTACGCGCATCCGCCGCCAGTGA